The DNA region CATACAGGCAATAGCATCCAAAACGACCCATGCTTACGTAAATATATCCCCACAAAAATACTAAATATCATATTGATCAAAAAGAGTGAAAGCACTAATTTATATTGTTTAAAGCCGCTTGGTAAGCTATTAAACAACAATGGCACACCCCACGCTAGAATTGGCATCCAAATCCAAAAACGCCAATTACTGATTTTTTTAAATTCTCGCATAACTAATCTCTTCCTTTTTTATTCTAATTCTAGGCTATAACTCAATGCACTCAATGCATATAGTGGCGCTGTTTCAGCACGTAAAATTCTTGGGCCAAATCCGGCTGCAACAAAATTTTGTCGTTCTAATTCAGTTAATTCGTCAGGCGTTAAACCACCCTCAGGACCAATTAAAAATACAATTTCGCCGGATATTTTTGCATCACTAATTGATTTAACTAATTGCTGTGTCTCACCCATTTTTGCGCTTTCTTCCCACGCAACCACTTTGGTCGCATTTTGCAATAGCGCCTGTGACAAATCTGACAATTGTTTAACATACCCCACTGTTGGAATAATTAATCGGTGGCTCTGCTCAGCTGCATTTTGAGCAATTTTTTGCAAGCGTTCAATTTTACGCTCAACTTTCATCCCCCAATGCACAACCGACC from Weissella diestrammenae includes:
- a CDS encoding 16S rRNA (uracil(1498)-N(3))-methyltransferase yields the protein MQRYFLKQTPKANTFQLDQETQHHLMTVLRGKIGTRAEFVYPDHSVHVAEVVKISAEAIDMLVIEDQSKQVELPVRATLVLGLAKGDKPELVVQKGTELGAANFIFVETDWSVVHWGMKVERKIERLQKIAQNAAEQSHRLIIPTVGYVKQLSDLSQALLQNATKVVAWEESAKMGETQQLVKSISDAKISGEIVFLIGPEGGLTPDELTELERQNFVAAGFGPRILRAETAPLYALSALSYSLELE